In Daphnia magna isolate NIES linkage group LG5, ASM2063170v1.1, whole genome shotgun sequence, a single genomic region encodes these proteins:
- the LOC116922529 gene encoding splicing factor 3A subunit 1, whose translation MPPAVETVPVAGETNLSENSSSKPTVGIIYPPPEVRNIVDKTASFVARNGLEFEARIRKNELNNPKFNFLNTGDPYHAYYQYKVKDIREGKLAEALPVATPATPAPTPAGKPPPSAPTSAPASLAQQQKQQEILKQFQQEAPVIPKEPPPEFEFIVDPPSISAMELDIVKLTAQFVARNGRQFLTSLMNREARNYQFDFLRPQHSLFQYFTRLLEQYTKVLIPPKDLMARLNEGCTNPNIVLQEVKRRADWQRHQEAQKRREEEEAERERVSYAQIDWHDFVVVESVDYQPFEIGNFPPPTTPEEVGARILLQERYEEGQDVEMQLESEEEDEDEEDSDGEQAKPPPPPGAPPSLSFKGDGQQPPPVAPSAENVIVRKDYNPKAVAKPQARPPAPDEYLISPITGERIPASQVAEHMRIGLLDPRWLEQRDRQMQEKMTQESVYAPGSAIENSLRALAERRTDIFGVGDEETAIGKKIGEEERRKDEAKWEGQSPAPPPAAGEGGSTFQSRPGPPAGLVTIQEQIAQIHKNKALMSGISEEEDGLGSNGVVAAAPPKPPQQLMSIPPRPPVMMSAPQPPPMMMMSIPQPPMPMPMVPQNSFLPMPQSMGMMQGQGGRDVMEEEPPSKRQRNEDQLMPEEAFLVRYPGLLHFHIGAPVYAEKPEWKLQGQQLSFSLLPTEQIAVVKQKISEATGMPPAKQKLFWEGLYFKDNHSLAFYNVTPDAVVQLQVKERGGRKK comes from the exons ATGCCACCTGCCGTGGAAACAGTGCCAGTCGCTGGTGAAACGAACTTGTCTGAAAACTCCTCCTCAAAGCCGACAGTAGGCATCATCTATCCGCCACCAGAAGTCAGAA ATATTGTGGACAAGACTGCCAGCTTTGTTGCAAGAAATGGATTGGAGTTCGAAGCACGTATTAGGAAAAATGAGCTGAATAACCCAAAGTTCAACTTTCTCAATACTGGAGACCCATATCATGCATACTATCAGTACAAAGTCAAAGATATTAGAGAAGGAAAACTTGCTGAAGCTCTACCGGTAGCAACTCCAGCAACGCCAGCCCCAACTCCAGCAGGGAAACCCCCACCGTCAGCACCCACATCAGCTCCAGCTTCACTGGCTCAGCAGCAGAAACAGCAAGAAATTTTGAAGCAATTCCAGCAAGAAGCTCCTGTAATCCCAAAAGAACCACCACCAGAGTTTGAATTCATTGTTGATCCTCCATCAATCTCAGCTATGGAATT aGATATTGTGAAACTCACTGCCCAGTTTGTAGCCAGGAATGGTCGTCAATTTCTCACCAGCCTTATGAATCGTGAGGCTAGAAATTACCAATTTGACTTTTTACGTCCTCAGCACTCGCTTTTTCAGTATTTTACTCGTTTGTTAGAGCAGTATACtaag GTTCTAATCCCTCCTAAAGACTTGATGGCACGTTTGAACGAGGGTTGCACTAACCCAAACATAGTCTTGCAAGAAGTTAAACGGCGAGCTGATTGGCAGCGTCACCAAGAAGCCCAGAAGCGTCGtgaggaagaagaagctgaAAGAGAACGCGTGTCTTACGCGCAAATTGATTGGCATGACTTTGTAGTAGTCGAATCAGTGGACTATCAACCGTTTGAAATTGGAAACTTTCCTCCTCCTACGACGCCGGAAGAGGTAGGAGCTAGAATTCTGCTCCAAGAGCGCTACGAAGAAGGACAAGATGTTGAAATGCAATTGGagagtgaagaagaagatgaagacgaagaagattCCGATGGGGAACAGGCAAAGCCACCACCACCCCCCGGCGCACCACCTTCTCTGTCATTCAAGGGAGACGGGCAGCAGCCTCCACCAGTTGCCCCATCCGCAGAAAACGTCATCGTGCGTAAGGACTACAACCCCAAGGCCGTGGCTAAACCACAAGCCCGTCCACCTGCTCCAGACGAATACCTCATCTCGCCTATCACTGGAGAACGAATTCCTGCTAGCCAAGTGGCTGAGCACATGCGAATCGGTTTACTTGATCCACGTTGGTTGGAGCAGCGTGATCGGCAGATGCAAGAAAAGATGACACAAGAGTCTGTCTACGCACCCGGCTCGGCTATCGAAAACAGCCTACGCGCTTTGGCTGAACGCCGTACAGATATTTTTGGTGTTGGTGACGAGGAAACAGCCATCGGTAAAAAGATTGGTGAAGAAGAACGTCGCAAAGACGAGGCAAAATGGGAAGGACAATCGCCTGCACCGCCACCAGCCGCTGGTGAGGGAGGATCAACATTTCAATCTCGACCAGGTCCTCCTGCTGGACTGGTCACGATTCAAGAACAGATTGCCCAGATCCATAAGAACAAGGCACTTATGAGCGGCATCAGCGAGGAAGAAGACGGACTGGGATCAAATGGTGTCGTAGCCGCTGCTCCACCCAAACCTCCTCAGCAGTTGATGAGCATTCCACCAAGACCACCGGTGATGATGTCTGCTCCACAACCACCCCcaatgatgatgatgtcgaTTCCTCAACCCCCTATGCCCATGCCAATGGTCCCTCAGAATTCTTTCCTTCCGATGCCGCAGTCAATGGGTATGATGCAAGGACAAGGTGGTCGAGATGTCATGGAGGAGGAGCCTCCTTCCAAACGGCAACGCAACGAAGATCAACTTATGCCCGAAGAAGCCTTTTTGGTCAGATATCCCGGCCTGCTTCACTTCCACATTGGCGCGCCAGTTTACGCCGAAAAACCCGAGTGGAAATTGCAGGGTCAACAACTCAGTTTTTCCTTGTTGCCCACGGAACAGATTGCTGTTGTTAAGCAAAAGATTAGTGAAGCAACCGGAATGCCGCCAGCCAAGCAAAAGCTGTTTTGGGAGGGGCTTTATTTCAAGGACAATCATTCGCTGGCATTTTACAACGTCACCCCTGATGCTGTTGTCCAGCTTCAGGTGAAAGAACGAGGCGGTCGTAAGAAGTAA
- the LOC116922525 gene encoding endoplasmic reticulum aminopeptidase 1 isoform X1, protein MTSERAAIRLQTIRSVPEYNTMNRVGSLDFSTTSSTPPLTEDGKINYEKGEFYTNPPVATCSRKQAVFIIGLILATLLTCSLIIAFVRPSHCGHVEEGLDFHEDVAVTPPPEAIATNGEPFPWNDVRLPDFIVPLRYSVVLHPNLTTLFLRGQMEVVFAVQKETNFIVFHGKDVTLTVVMVKDKNMREIMTTRTLYYPYHQQIYIELKNYLMPGNNYSLALRYEGMVRTDLEGLYISSYKSPGGVKRYLVTTHFQPTSARSAFPCWDEPNYKARFKIGVVRQRNYVALSNMPLDNTEDVSIFWGSGLVQDNFHESVPMSTYLVALVVCDYGRIHEVTKTGVTLSIYAPPHMTSQADFALKAAVKLFDYFQSFFGFSYPLPKLDLISMPDFAAGAMENWGLAVFRESALLMDNNTTSSSAKQRVVLILAHELAHQWYGNLVTMKWWDDLWLSEGFASFAEYIGVHHIFPEWAMMDQFLHSNTMPALRTDALSTSHAVSVTVSDPIEIEAIFDTISYSKGASIFYMLQRVLGEEIMRRGLMLYLERHQFGNANMDDLWQALSLGTLNSSHPVPVKDMMDTWTHQLGYPLVTLRRHGNMIHASQKHFLLVNSSLHSVNSSHKWHVPLSFTTSAAPNIESQIWMRDPLSLRASDINFEIPMNVSWIKANVNASGYYRVNYEPAIWQSLIRVLANQPTTFSPADRAQLIDDAFTLAWAGMLNVTVPLTLSQYLVNETEYLPWSTALYHLRKLDTVLSIRTARRSLHCFVRHLVTPLYSIMGWTTKVPHIQSLLQRELLEAAVYFGLSSAVNEARRLFTQWMSGQVQLPPDIRDIVYSTGIKYGGWTEWDYCWQRYKETNVPDERLNFLRALAASNDPWILQQYLDFAMERNSIRVQDIRKVVESVAQNPVGSLLVWRQLQTRWNMIEVTFGRASFTIGRLILAAVSHFHDPLDLKSVQTFFRNVNVGSGKRSLMQSLELIQANINFLNKNDRQLEQWLNRNSPRC, encoded by the exons ATGACATCAGAAAGGGCTGCTATTCGACTGCAGACAATCCGTTCCGTGCCGGAATACAACACGATGAACCGCGTAGGATCGTTGGATTTCAGTACAACGTCCTCAACGCCACCATTAACAG AGGATGGGAAGATAAATTACGAGAAAGGAGAGTTTTATACGAACCCACCGGTGGCGACGTGTTCGAGGAAGCAGGCCGTCTTCATTATTGGGCTCATCTTAGCGACGCTGTTGACCTGTTCGCTCATCATTGCCTTCGTAAGACCCAGTCATTGTGGACACGTCGAAGAAGGACTCGACTTTCACGAAGATGTCGCCGTGACCCCACCACCAGAAGCGATTGCCACCAACGGCGAGCCTTTTCCATGGAACGACGTCCGACTGCCGGACTTCATCGTCCCGCTGCGCTACAGCGTCGTTCTCCATCCCAATCTGACGACGCTCTTCCTACGCGGGCAGATGGAAGTTGTTTTCGCCGTCCAGAAAGAGACCAATTTTATTGTCTTTCACGGCAAGGATGTCACTTTGACTGTCGTTATGGTCAAGGATAAAAACATGAGAGAGATCATGACAACTCGGACGCTCTACTATCCGTACCATCAGCAAATCTACATCGAGCTGAAAAATTACCTTATGCCAGGCAACAACTATTCGTTGGCACTGCGATACGAGGGCATGGTCCGCACGGATCTCGAAGGGCTTTACATCTCAAGTTACAAATCGCCCGGCGGAGTGAAACG GTACTTGGTGACGACTCATTTCCAACCGACATCAGCACGTTCTGCTTTCCCATGCTGGGACGAGCCCAATTACAAAGCTCGTTTCAAGATTGGTGTCGTGCGTCAACGTAATTACGTGGCCCTCTCCAATATGCCACTGGACAATACTGAAGATGTTTCCATCTTTTGGGGCAGTGGATTG GTTCAAGACAATTTTCACGAATCTGTTCCCATGAGTACCTACCTCGTTGCACTGGTGGTTTGTGACTACGGCCGCATCCATGAGGTGACTAAGACGGGCGTCACTTTGTCTATATATGCTCCACCGCACATGACTAGCCAGGCCGACTTTGCTCTTAAAGCGGCCGTCAAACTTTTCGACTATTTCCAATCGTTCTTCGGCTTCAGCTATCCTTTACCAAAACTGGATCTCATCTCAATGCCGGATTTTGCTGCCG GCGCCATGGAGAATTGGGGATTGGCAGTGTTCCGTGAAAGCGCCCTTCTAATGGACAACAACACGACATCTTCGTCGGCCAAACAGCGTGTCGTCCTCATCCTCGCCCATGAATTAGCTCATCAGTGGTACGGCAACCTCGTCACGATGAAATGGTGGGACGACCTCTGGCTGTCGGAAGGTTTCGCCAGTTTCGCCGAATATATTGGCGTTCATCACATTTTCCCGGAATGGGCGATGATGGATCAATTCCTCCACTCCAACACGATGCCCGCCTTGAGAACTGATGCGCTATCCACTTCTCATGCAGTCTCCGTCACCGTCTCCGATCCCATTGAGATCGAAGCCATTTTTGATACAATATCCTACAGCAAG GGAGCATCAATCTTCTACATGCTGCAGCGTGTCCTAGGAGAAGAAATAATGCGACGTGGGCTGATGCTCTATCTCGAACGTCATCAGTTCGGCAACGCCAACATGGACGATCTGTGGCAGGCACTCAGTTTGGGAACTCTTAATTCTTCGCATCCCGTTCCCGTCAAG GATATGATGGATACTTGGACACATCAATTGGGTTATCCGTTGGTGACGCTACGTCGTCATGGCAACATGATTCATGCCTCGCAAAAGCACTTTTTGTTGGTGAACTCATCGTTGCACAGTGTCAATTCTTCGCACAAGTGGCACGTTCCGCTCAGTTTCACTACCAGCGCTGCTCCAAATATCGAAAGTCAAATCTGGATGAGGGACCCACTATCACTGAGGGCATCAGATA TTAACTTTGAGATACCTATGAATGTTTCCTGGATCAAAGCCAACGTTAACGCCAGCGGCTATTACCGCGTCAATTACGAACCAGCCATCTGGCAGTCGCTTATTCGAGTGCTGGCCAATCAACCGACAACATTCAGTCCGGCTGATCGTGCCCAGCTGATTGACGACGCTTTCACCCTTGCTTGGGCCGGCATGCTTAATGTGACTGTACCGCTGACACTCAGCCAGTACCTCGTCAATGAAACTGAATATTTGCCATGGTCAACAGCGTTGTATCACCTGCGAAAATTAGACACCGTTCTGTCTATCAGAACGGCCCGTCGCTCCCTGCACTGTTTTGTCCGTCACCTCGTCACACCTCTTTACAGTATAATGGGCTGGACGACTAAAGTGCCACACATTCAGAGCTTGCTGCAGCGCGAATTACTGGAAGCGGCCGTTTACTTTGGTCTGTCCAGTGCTGTCAATGAAGCCCGCCGTCTGTTCACCCAATGGATGTCTGGCCAGGTGCAGCTCCCTCCCGACATTCGTGACATCGTCTACTCGACTGGCATCAAATATGGTGGATGGACCGAATGGGACTACTGCTGGCAGCGGTATAAAGAGACTAACGTGCCCGATGAACGGCTCAACTTTCTGCGAGCCCTCGCTGCTTCAAATGATCCCTGGATTCTGCAACA GTACTTGGATTTCGCCATGGAACGGAACTCAATCCGTGTGCAAGACATCCGGAAGGTGGTGGAATCGGTGGCTCAGAATCCGGTTGGATCTCTGCTTGTCTGGCGTCAATTGCAGACCCGCTGGAATATGATCGAGGTTACATTTGGCCGGGCCTCTTTCACAATAGGTCGGCTGATCCTAGCAGCCGTGTCGCACTTCCACGACCCGCTGGATCTCAAATCCGTTCAAACGTTTTTCCGCAACGTCAACGTCGGAAGTGGGAAACGTTCGTTGATGCAGTCGCTGGAACTCATCCAAGCCAACATCAATTTTTTGAATAAGAACGACCGGCAGCTGGAACAGTGGCTCAACCGGAATTCGCCTCGCTGTTGA
- the LOC116922525 gene encoding endoplasmic reticulum aminopeptidase 1 isoform X2, with the protein MDSSARRRPDRNAGPNAYHEDEVTVLTGPSKSVGIEDGKINYEKGEFYTNPPVATCSRKQAVFIIGLILATLLTCSLIIAFVRPSHCGHVEEGLDFHEDVAVTPPPEAIATNGEPFPWNDVRLPDFIVPLRYSVVLHPNLTTLFLRGQMEVVFAVQKETNFIVFHGKDVTLTVVMVKDKNMREIMTTRTLYYPYHQQIYIELKNYLMPGNNYSLALRYEGMVRTDLEGLYISSYKSPGGVKRYLVTTHFQPTSARSAFPCWDEPNYKARFKIGVVRQRNYVALSNMPLDNTEDVSIFWGSGLVQDNFHESVPMSTYLVALVVCDYGRIHEVTKTGVTLSIYAPPHMTSQADFALKAAVKLFDYFQSFFGFSYPLPKLDLISMPDFAAGAMENWGLAVFRESALLMDNNTTSSSAKQRVVLILAHELAHQWYGNLVTMKWWDDLWLSEGFASFAEYIGVHHIFPEWAMMDQFLHSNTMPALRTDALSTSHAVSVTVSDPIEIEAIFDTISYSKGASIFYMLQRVLGEEIMRRGLMLYLERHQFGNANMDDLWQALSLGTLNSSHPVPVKDMMDTWTHQLGYPLVTLRRHGNMIHASQKHFLLVNSSLHSVNSSHKWHVPLSFTTSAAPNIESQIWMRDPLSLRASDINFEIPMNVSWIKANVNASGYYRVNYEPAIWQSLIRVLANQPTTFSPADRAQLIDDAFTLAWAGMLNVTVPLTLSQYLVNETEYLPWSTALYHLRKLDTVLSIRTARRSLHCFVRHLVTPLYSIMGWTTKVPHIQSLLQRELLEAAVYFGLSSAVNEARRLFTQWMSGQVQLPPDIRDIVYSTGIKYGGWTEWDYCWQRYKETNVPDERLNFLRALAASNDPWILQQYLDFAMERNSIRVQDIRKVVESVAQNPVGSLLVWRQLQTRWNMIEVTFGRASFTIGRLILAAVSHFHDPLDLKSVQTFFRNVNVGSGKRSLMQSLELIQANINFLNKNDRQLEQWLNRNSPRC; encoded by the exons ATGGATAGTAGCGCTAGAAGAAGACCGGATCGCAATGCCGGGCCTAACGCCTATCACGAAGACGAAGTGACCGTCTTAACCGGCCCCAGCAAAAGTGTTGGAATAG AGGATGGGAAGATAAATTACGAGAAAGGAGAGTTTTATACGAACCCACCGGTGGCGACGTGTTCGAGGAAGCAGGCCGTCTTCATTATTGGGCTCATCTTAGCGACGCTGTTGACCTGTTCGCTCATCATTGCCTTCGTAAGACCCAGTCATTGTGGACACGTCGAAGAAGGACTCGACTTTCACGAAGATGTCGCCGTGACCCCACCACCAGAAGCGATTGCCACCAACGGCGAGCCTTTTCCATGGAACGACGTCCGACTGCCGGACTTCATCGTCCCGCTGCGCTACAGCGTCGTTCTCCATCCCAATCTGACGACGCTCTTCCTACGCGGGCAGATGGAAGTTGTTTTCGCCGTCCAGAAAGAGACCAATTTTATTGTCTTTCACGGCAAGGATGTCACTTTGACTGTCGTTATGGTCAAGGATAAAAACATGAGAGAGATCATGACAACTCGGACGCTCTACTATCCGTACCATCAGCAAATCTACATCGAGCTGAAAAATTACCTTATGCCAGGCAACAACTATTCGTTGGCACTGCGATACGAGGGCATGGTCCGCACGGATCTCGAAGGGCTTTACATCTCAAGTTACAAATCGCCCGGCGGAGTGAAACG GTACTTGGTGACGACTCATTTCCAACCGACATCAGCACGTTCTGCTTTCCCATGCTGGGACGAGCCCAATTACAAAGCTCGTTTCAAGATTGGTGTCGTGCGTCAACGTAATTACGTGGCCCTCTCCAATATGCCACTGGACAATACTGAAGATGTTTCCATCTTTTGGGGCAGTGGATTG GTTCAAGACAATTTTCACGAATCTGTTCCCATGAGTACCTACCTCGTTGCACTGGTGGTTTGTGACTACGGCCGCATCCATGAGGTGACTAAGACGGGCGTCACTTTGTCTATATATGCTCCACCGCACATGACTAGCCAGGCCGACTTTGCTCTTAAAGCGGCCGTCAAACTTTTCGACTATTTCCAATCGTTCTTCGGCTTCAGCTATCCTTTACCAAAACTGGATCTCATCTCAATGCCGGATTTTGCTGCCG GCGCCATGGAGAATTGGGGATTGGCAGTGTTCCGTGAAAGCGCCCTTCTAATGGACAACAACACGACATCTTCGTCGGCCAAACAGCGTGTCGTCCTCATCCTCGCCCATGAATTAGCTCATCAGTGGTACGGCAACCTCGTCACGATGAAATGGTGGGACGACCTCTGGCTGTCGGAAGGTTTCGCCAGTTTCGCCGAATATATTGGCGTTCATCACATTTTCCCGGAATGGGCGATGATGGATCAATTCCTCCACTCCAACACGATGCCCGCCTTGAGAACTGATGCGCTATCCACTTCTCATGCAGTCTCCGTCACCGTCTCCGATCCCATTGAGATCGAAGCCATTTTTGATACAATATCCTACAGCAAG GGAGCATCAATCTTCTACATGCTGCAGCGTGTCCTAGGAGAAGAAATAATGCGACGTGGGCTGATGCTCTATCTCGAACGTCATCAGTTCGGCAACGCCAACATGGACGATCTGTGGCAGGCACTCAGTTTGGGAACTCTTAATTCTTCGCATCCCGTTCCCGTCAAG GATATGATGGATACTTGGACACATCAATTGGGTTATCCGTTGGTGACGCTACGTCGTCATGGCAACATGATTCATGCCTCGCAAAAGCACTTTTTGTTGGTGAACTCATCGTTGCACAGTGTCAATTCTTCGCACAAGTGGCACGTTCCGCTCAGTTTCACTACCAGCGCTGCTCCAAATATCGAAAGTCAAATCTGGATGAGGGACCCACTATCACTGAGGGCATCAGATA TTAACTTTGAGATACCTATGAATGTTTCCTGGATCAAAGCCAACGTTAACGCCAGCGGCTATTACCGCGTCAATTACGAACCAGCCATCTGGCAGTCGCTTATTCGAGTGCTGGCCAATCAACCGACAACATTCAGTCCGGCTGATCGTGCCCAGCTGATTGACGACGCTTTCACCCTTGCTTGGGCCGGCATGCTTAATGTGACTGTACCGCTGACACTCAGCCAGTACCTCGTCAATGAAACTGAATATTTGCCATGGTCAACAGCGTTGTATCACCTGCGAAAATTAGACACCGTTCTGTCTATCAGAACGGCCCGTCGCTCCCTGCACTGTTTTGTCCGTCACCTCGTCACACCTCTTTACAGTATAATGGGCTGGACGACTAAAGTGCCACACATTCAGAGCTTGCTGCAGCGCGAATTACTGGAAGCGGCCGTTTACTTTGGTCTGTCCAGTGCTGTCAATGAAGCCCGCCGTCTGTTCACCCAATGGATGTCTGGCCAGGTGCAGCTCCCTCCCGACATTCGTGACATCGTCTACTCGACTGGCATCAAATATGGTGGATGGACCGAATGGGACTACTGCTGGCAGCGGTATAAAGAGACTAACGTGCCCGATGAACGGCTCAACTTTCTGCGAGCCCTCGCTGCTTCAAATGATCCCTGGATTCTGCAACA GTACTTGGATTTCGCCATGGAACGGAACTCAATCCGTGTGCAAGACATCCGGAAGGTGGTGGAATCGGTGGCTCAGAATCCGGTTGGATCTCTGCTTGTCTGGCGTCAATTGCAGACCCGCTGGAATATGATCGAGGTTACATTTGGCCGGGCCTCTTTCACAATAGGTCGGCTGATCCTAGCAGCCGTGTCGCACTTCCACGACCCGCTGGATCTCAAATCCGTTCAAACGTTTTTCCGCAACGTCAACGTCGGAAGTGGGAAACGTTCGTTGATGCAGTCGCTGGAACTCATCCAAGCCAACATCAATTTTTTGAATAAGAACGACCGGCAGCTGGAACAGTGGCTCAACCGGAATTCGCCTCGCTGTTGA
- the LOC116923987 gene encoding uncharacterized protein LOC116923987 isoform X2, which produces MDSSMDIMNPSNNLFVMDDPTTPLYIPVCNSFDQEFQLQENIHLNMLPQNTTLKSSGTAEASPINALPYQSPDEQIEFPLDLFDYLENVPFNIQELIEEDNYGKVLCDTGNYQGSRRNPNSNILSDELLSTPTTELVQAQGLPEAKNEDAVMNFEELCYISPLPTYQSEENIKRELLCLNLPSTLQLANNSSQEDVTTPVLINMLLESEEISKKQQVSVDVKPTLVYSELPKVLQDISADSATEYSLPPTPIPRTRTNTKRSSNPSKNSDLRRVRNNEASRKSRQNRRKKLQTQAQLVDVLEEEGRRLTNKIKELETLKAEIMKYMTGRIKTTTPLSNLPSS; this is translated from the exons ATGGATTCCAGTATGGACATAATGAATCCATCCAACAATTTATTTGTTATGGATGATCCCACAACTCCCCTCTACA tCCCTGTTTGCAATTCCTTTGACCAGGAATTCCAATTGCAGGAAAATATTCATCTCAACATGCTACCACAAAATACTACACTAAAATCCAGCGGCACAGCAGAAGCTAGCCCAATAAATGCTCTTCCGTATCAATCCCCTGACGAGCAGATTGAATTTCCACTAGATCTGTTTGATTACTTGGAGAATGTTCCCTTTAATATTCAGGAACTGATTGAAGAAGACAATTATGGCAAAGTTCTGTGTGATACCGGAAATTACCAAGGAAGCAGACGAAACCCGAATTCAAACATTCTGTCTGATGAACTATTATCGACCCCAACTACTGAACTCGTTCAAGCTCAAGGTTTACCTGAAGCTAAAAACGAGGATGCCGTTATGAATTTCGAAGAACTGTGCTATATTTCACCACTTCCGACATACCAATCGGAAGAAAACATCAAACGGGAGTTACTTTGTCTTAATTTGCCATCAACCTTACAGCTCGCCAACAACTCTTCTCAAGAAGATGTGACCACACCTGTGCTCATCAACATGCTTCTGGAGAGTGAGGAAATTAGTAAAAAG CAACAAGTTTCCGTCGACGTAAAACCTACATTGGTTTACTCTGAGTTACCAAAAGTCCTTCAAGACATTAGTGCTGACTCTGCAACTGAGTATTCGTTACCTCCTACACCAATACCCCGAACTAGAACCAACACAAAACGTTCTAGTAATCCTTCCAAAAACAGCGATCTTCGTCGCGTGAGGAACAACGAGGCATCGAGGAAGTCGCGCCAAAACCGACGCAAGAAGTTACAAACCCAAGCCCAGCTGGTGGATGTCTTGGAGGAAGAAGGTCGACGTTTGACTAACAAAATCAAAGAGCTTGAAACTTTAAAAGCGGAAATTATGAAGTACATGACGGGAAGAATTAAGACAACGACACCTCTCAGCAACTTACCATCCTCATGA
- the LOC116923987 gene encoding uncharacterized protein LOC116923987 isoform X1 — translation MDSSMDIMNPSNNLFVMDDPTTPLYIPVCNSFDQEFQLQENIHLNMLPQNTTLKSSGTAEASPINALPYQSPDEQIEFPLDLFDYLENVPFNIQELIEEDNYGKVLCDTGNYQGSRRNPNSNILSDELLSTPTTELVQAQGLPEAKNEDAVMNFEELCYISPLPTYQSEENIKRELLCLNLPSTLQLANNSSQEDVTTPVLINMLLESEEISKKQQQVSVDVKPTLVYSELPKVLQDISADSATEYSLPPTPIPRTRTNTKRSSNPSKNSDLRRVRNNEASRKSRQNRRKKLQTQAQLVDVLEEEGRRLTNKIKELETLKAEIMKYMTGRIKTTTPLSNLPSS, via the exons ATGGATTCCAGTATGGACATAATGAATCCATCCAACAATTTATTTGTTATGGATGATCCCACAACTCCCCTCTACA tCCCTGTTTGCAATTCCTTTGACCAGGAATTCCAATTGCAGGAAAATATTCATCTCAACATGCTACCACAAAATACTACACTAAAATCCAGCGGCACAGCAGAAGCTAGCCCAATAAATGCTCTTCCGTATCAATCCCCTGACGAGCAGATTGAATTTCCACTAGATCTGTTTGATTACTTGGAGAATGTTCCCTTTAATATTCAGGAACTGATTGAAGAAGACAATTATGGCAAAGTTCTGTGTGATACCGGAAATTACCAAGGAAGCAGACGAAACCCGAATTCAAACATTCTGTCTGATGAACTATTATCGACCCCAACTACTGAACTCGTTCAAGCTCAAGGTTTACCTGAAGCTAAAAACGAGGATGCCGTTATGAATTTCGAAGAACTGTGCTATATTTCACCACTTCCGACATACCAATCGGAAGAAAACATCAAACGGGAGTTACTTTGTCTTAATTTGCCATCAACCTTACAGCTCGCCAACAACTCTTCTCAAGAAGATGTGACCACACCTGTGCTCATCAACATGCTTCTGGAGAGTGAGGAAATTAGTAAAAAG cAGCAACAAGTTTCCGTCGACGTAAAACCTACATTGGTTTACTCTGAGTTACCAAAAGTCCTTCAAGACATTAGTGCTGACTCTGCAACTGAGTATTCGTTACCTCCTACACCAATACCCCGAACTAGAACCAACACAAAACGTTCTAGTAATCCTTCCAAAAACAGCGATCTTCGTCGCGTGAGGAACAACGAGGCATCGAGGAAGTCGCGCCAAAACCGACGCAAGAAGTTACAAACCCAAGCCCAGCTGGTGGATGTCTTGGAGGAAGAAGGTCGACGTTTGACTAACAAAATCAAAGAGCTTGAAACTTTAAAAGCGGAAATTATGAAGTACATGACGGGAAGAATTAAGACAACGACACCTCTCAGCAACTTACCATCCTCATGA